A single Nocardioides bizhenqiangii DNA region contains:
- a CDS encoding TetR/AcrR family transcriptional regulator: MTATTRTRLAPDQRREQLLGLGLRLFAGSSIEDISIDRLCEEGGVSRGLLYHYFGSKQGFHEAVIQRAADDLIAQTAPPEGDDPIAKLSASLTAYVDYVIANHQGYRSLVLAAAGGNEGVRAIYEQARAVMIDRTFETPGVEALLVDTPATRLVVRGWVAFVEDTVLTWCDTPDGVTRDELARIVTDALPALVATLR, encoded by the coding sequence GTGACCGCCACCACGCGCACCCGGCTCGCGCCCGACCAGCGCCGCGAGCAGCTGCTCGGCCTCGGGCTGCGGCTGTTCGCGGGCAGCTCGATCGAGGACATCTCCATCGACCGGCTCTGCGAGGAAGGGGGGGTCTCGCGCGGGCTGCTCTACCACTACTTCGGCAGCAAGCAGGGTTTCCACGAGGCGGTCATCCAGCGCGCGGCCGACGACCTGATCGCCCAGACCGCGCCGCCGGAGGGCGACGATCCGATCGCGAAGCTGTCGGCCTCGTTGACGGCGTACGTCGACTACGTGATCGCCAACCACCAGGGCTATCGCTCGCTCGTGCTGGCCGCCGCCGGCGGCAACGAGGGGGTGCGCGCGATCTACGAGCAGGCCCGGGCCGTCATGATCGACCGGACCTTCGAGACGCCCGGCGTCGAGGCGCTGCTGGTCGACACCCCGGCCACCCGACTGGTCGTGCGGGGCTGGGTCGCGTTCGTCGAGGACACCGTCCTCACCTGGTGCGACACGCCCGACGGTGTCACCCGCGACGAGCTGGCGCGGATCGTGACCGATGCGCTGCCCGCGCTGGTCGCCACCCTCC